In Chitinibacter sp. SCUT-21, a single genomic region encodes these proteins:
- a CDS encoding SulP family inorganic anion transporter — translation MAQDSASRVHTLWQQSGLANIRREHLSADVVAGISVCIVLIPACVAYADLAGMPAQNGLYTALAGMLMYALLGSSRHVIVGPDAAIALLVAAAIAPLAHGNVAQYVVLSATLTFLVGVLMLIAAKAKLGAIADLLSKPVLLGFMNGAALILIASQLGKWTGMSLHEAAFFPRLIELLSHSDEIHSTTLIVGTLSLFFLILMRQLFPSWPAAVLLFVLAIGAAYLLEITQHGVALLGNLPQGLPDLEMPHLSFEHLTTLLPAAAGIALLAMPEGILLARAFAQKNHYEIAPNRELMALGMANIAASLWQGFALGASQSRTAINDAAGGKSVVSGLVAALILLLFLVFLSGSLRYLPVTTLSALLIFAGINLIEVRTWLEMYRLDKTAAMFSLITTAGVLIVGVLPGIIVGILLSLAYLIQFMARPFDAVLCSAEGRKGFHDVAEAHLIGESRYLQGLLVYRFYAPLLFANSSFFVDRISQLVAEDGDTRWVLIDAQAMTFLDVTAAEQLLTLNHLLEEAGIDLKFARCNRPLREAFDRYGVTRAIGADSFYAHVHDALAAYKALYPDVVPEPVSSWNGVERRQR, via the coding sequence ATGGCGCAAGATTCCGCATCACGCGTACACACGCTATGGCAACAATCGGGCTTGGCCAATATCCGCCGCGAGCATTTATCTGCCGATGTTGTCGCCGGGATTAGCGTATGCATCGTGCTGATTCCAGCTTGTGTTGCTTACGCCGATTTGGCCGGCATGCCGGCGCAAAATGGCCTGTATACCGCATTGGCAGGCATGTTGATGTATGCACTGCTGGGTAGCTCACGTCATGTGATTGTTGGGCCTGACGCGGCGATTGCCCTGCTGGTTGCTGCGGCGATTGCACCATTGGCGCATGGCAATGTGGCGCAGTATGTCGTGCTATCAGCAACGCTGACTTTTCTGGTCGGCGTATTGATGTTGATTGCCGCCAAGGCGAAATTGGGCGCGATTGCCGATTTACTCTCCAAACCCGTTTTGCTCGGTTTTATGAATGGCGCGGCGCTGATTTTAATCGCCAGCCAATTGGGAAAATGGACGGGAATGAGCTTGCACGAAGCGGCGTTTTTTCCGCGCCTGATCGAGCTTTTATCCCACAGCGATGAAATTCACAGCACGACGCTAATCGTTGGCACGCTCTCGCTGTTCTTTCTGATTTTGATGCGCCAGCTTTTCCCAAGCTGGCCTGCTGCCGTGCTGCTGTTTGTGCTAGCCATTGGCGCGGCGTATCTGCTTGAAATCACCCAGCACGGCGTCGCTTTGCTCGGCAATTTGCCGCAAGGTCTGCCCGACCTGGAAATGCCGCATTTAAGTTTTGAGCATCTCACCACCCTGCTGCCTGCCGCTGCCGGTATCGCGCTACTGGCGATGCCCGAAGGTATTTTGCTGGCACGCGCTTTTGCGCAAAAAAATCATTATGAAATCGCGCCCAACCGCGAATTAATGGCGCTGGGCATGGCCAATATCGCCGCTAGCCTGTGGCAAGGCTTTGCACTGGGCGCTAGCCAATCACGCACCGCGATTAACGATGCGGCGGGCGGTAAATCGGTGGTATCTGGTTTGGTGGCCGCACTCATACTATTGCTGTTTTTGGTATTTTTATCCGGCTCTTTACGCTATCTGCCGGTCACCACTTTATCAGCGCTGCTAATTTTTGCCGGGATCAATTTGATTGAAGTACGCACCTGGTTGGAAATGTATCGCTTGGATAAAACCGCGGCGATGTTTTCCTTAATCACGACCGCTGGCGTACTGATTGTTGGGGTATTGCCCGGTATCATTGTTGGGATATTGCTTTCACTGGCATACCTCATACAATTTATGGCCAGACCATTCGATGCGGTTTTGTGCTCCGCCGAAGGACGCAAAGGCTTTCATGATGTGGCCGAAGCGCATTTGATTGGTGAATCACGCTATCTGCAAGGCTTGCTCGTGTATCGCTTTTACGCGCCACTGCTATTTGCCAATAGCAGCTTTTTTGTCGATCGAATCAGCCAGCTGGTCGCCGAAGATGGCGATACGCGCTGGGTGCTGATTGATGCGCAGGCGATGACTTTTTTGGACGTCACCGCTGCGGAGCAACTCCTCACACTGAATCACCTACTCGAAGAAGCTGGCATTGATTTGAAATTTGCCCGCTGCAATCGACCGCTGCGCGAAGCATTTGATCGCTATGGCGTCACCCGAGCAATCGGCGCTGATAGTTTTTACGCCCATGTACACGATGCGCTGGCTGCCTACAAAGCGCTTTACCCCGATGTTGTGCCAGAACCCGTCAGCAGCTGGAACGGGGTTGAACGACGCCAACGCTAA
- a CDS encoding multidrug/biocide efflux PACE transporter: MSDSATNLSNLAQLPEKTWLERALHAVLFEVGGVILVTPIAAWIMDASVSHVGVLAVILASTAMTWNALFNFVFDKIERKQGWQRTPKIRTLHALLFEGGFMLMALPLTMWWMDLSLWQALALDIGFFVFFLPYTYAYNWAYDALRLQYFRRFRPA; the protein is encoded by the coding sequence ATGAGTGATTCAGCAACAAATTTGTCGAATTTAGCGCAATTGCCAGAAAAAACCTGGCTGGAACGCGCCTTGCATGCCGTGCTGTTTGAAGTGGGTGGGGTGATTTTAGTAACGCCGATTGCGGCGTGGATTATGGACGCGAGCGTCTCACACGTCGGGGTTTTGGCTGTGATTTTAGCGAGCACCGCCATGACGTGGAACGCGCTGTTTAATTTTGTGTTTGACAAAATCGAACGCAAACAAGGCTGGCAGCGCACGCCAAAAATCCGCACGTTGCACGCGCTGCTGTTCGAAGGCGGTTTTATGTTGATGGCCTTGCCATTAACGATGTGGTGGATGGATTTAAGCCTGTGGCAGGCCTTGGCTTTGGATATCGGGTTTTTTGTATTTTTCCTACCGTATACCTATGCGTACAACTGGGCCTACGATGCGCTACGCCTGCAATATTTTCGCCGTTTTCGTCCGGCGTGA
- a CDS encoding LysR family transcriptional regulator, translating into MFNSIDSLAAFVHAAQLGSFSAAARHLGKSQSTVSEAISQLEIDAGVQLFDRRTRQPTLTAAGSRLLSHAQHVLNSHADLRHQALALQAGEEAQLSIVLSDTFQSLEFEALLTAFAAQFPMLRLECLVGEDQDVLALLRSGRAQLGLVRAQGAYQADISYQAIAGQTQIALYVGKQHPLALYGHVDEAQLLMHRELMLSTYSERQPSIHSPRCWLAPSYLMLLEMTARNFGWAALPTWLAEQFGQSQLVQLSAANWPKTTTIDLVWLRNANLGPAACWLIEQIKRAS; encoded by the coding sequence ATGTTCAATTCCATCGACAGCCTCGCCGCTTTTGTGCACGCCGCGCAGCTAGGTTCTTTTTCCGCTGCGGCGCGCCATTTGGGCAAAAGCCAATCCACCGTTTCCGAGGCTATCAGCCAGCTTGAAATCGACGCAGGCGTACAACTATTTGATCGCCGCACGCGGCAACCAACGCTCACGGCGGCGGGCTCACGTTTGCTGAGCCACGCTCAGCATGTGCTCAATAGCCATGCCGATTTGCGCCATCAAGCACTCGCCTTGCAAGCGGGCGAAGAAGCGCAATTGAGCATTGTGCTCTCAGATACGTTTCAATCCTTGGAGTTTGAAGCGCTGTTAACAGCATTTGCCGCGCAGTTTCCGATGCTGCGGCTGGAATGTTTGGTGGGAGAAGACCAAGACGTATTGGCGCTGCTGCGCAGTGGGCGGGCCCAGCTAGGATTGGTACGTGCGCAAGGGGCGTATCAAGCTGATATTTCTTATCAGGCGATTGCTGGCCAAACCCAGATTGCGCTGTATGTTGGCAAGCAGCACCCGCTAGCACTGTATGGACACGTCGATGAAGCACAATTGCTGATGCATAGGGAGTTGATGCTCAGCACTTATTCAGAGCGCCAACCCAGCATCCATAGCCCGCGTTGCTGGCTGGCACCGAGTTACTTAATGCTATTGGAAATGACAGCTCGAAATTTTGGCTGGGCGGCTTTGCCAACTTGGCTGGCAGAGCAATTTGGCCAAAGCCAACTCGTTCAGCTCTCCGCCGCCAATTGGCCCAAAACCACCACGATTGATTTAGTCTGGCTGCGCAATGCCAACCTGGGGCCAGCGGCGTGCTGGTTGATCGAACAAATTAAACGCGCATCTTAA
- the nadA gene encoding quinolinate synthase NadA: protein MPRVVTLAHYYTAPEIQQMADKVGDSLELSLFARDADADIIVFAGVRFMAETAKILNPNATVILPDAGSTCSLVTQTDVAALKKWRESYPDHVHVSYINSSAEHKALSDWIVTSRNVDDIIAHLYAEGKQVIFSPDRNMGAYLNFQHGYDMPLWSAVCEVHDKFNQTALDEAFAAVKTAKYLIAHPESPLPVLQQADYVGSTSGMLNWIKTFDKEPDAAIFVATEDGILYNMRLARPDLNIEQAPIYAGCQCNSCPYMKMNTIEAVKRAQAGQGTVIDYLTPADMDAARAPIERMLEFSKRYYA from the coding sequence ATGCCACGCGTTGTGACACTTGCCCATTACTATACCGCGCCTGAAATTCAGCAAATGGCCGACAAAGTGGGCGATAGCTTGGAGCTCTCGCTGTTTGCGCGTGATGCTGATGCCGACATTATTGTGTTTGCTGGCGTGCGCTTTATGGCCGAAACCGCCAAAATCCTCAATCCGAATGCCACAGTAATTTTGCCAGACGCAGGTTCAACCTGTTCTTTGGTAACTCAAACTGATGTGGCGGCGTTGAAAAAATGGCGCGAGTCTTATCCAGATCATGTGCATGTGTCGTACATCAATAGCTCGGCTGAGCACAAAGCGCTGAGCGATTGGATCGTGACTAGCCGCAACGTCGACGACATCATTGCTCACCTGTATGCCGAAGGCAAACAAGTGATTTTCTCGCCAGATCGCAATATGGGCGCTTACCTAAACTTCCAGCACGGCTACGATATGCCGCTATGGTCGGCGGTGTGCGAAGTGCACGATAAATTCAACCAAACCGCCTTGGATGAAGCGTTTGCTGCAGTGAAAACTGCTAAATACCTGATCGCTCACCCAGAAAGCCCGCTACCCGTATTGCAGCAAGCCGATTATGTTGGCTCAACATCGGGCATGCTGAACTGGATCAAAACATTTGATAAAGAGCCAGATGCTGCGATCTTCGTCGCGACTGAAGACGGCATTTTGTACAATATGCGCCTCGCTCGCCCCGATCTGAATATCGAGCAAGCGCCGATTTATGCTGGTTGCCAGTGTAACTCTTGCCCGTACATGAAAATGAATACGATTGAGGCGGTAAAACGCGCGCAAGCAGGGCAGGGCACGGTAATCGATTACCTAACGCCTGCCGATATGGATGCCGCCCGCGCACCGATCGAGCGCATGTTGGAATTCTCTAAGCGTTATTACGCTTAA
- a CDS encoding beta-ketoacyl synthase chain length factor: MHSPYWSIQLSISRMSAWHNDQDASPRLDFIPTLQRRRLSPLARINLQLAYDINPDQQLLRCVFASRHGEIQQTVGMLQTLARDELLSPATFSHSVHNATQGLWSIFAQQKDECSAISAGIDTLPMALLEAATMLSDRREPAVLLMYSDEAVPDILKPDATEAMQRFAVCALIDANTPNLRLSALPSSPNHTPVATQHDVYRWWQSGEAQLLTQGLNCVWEWTRV; this comes from the coding sequence ATGCACTCGCCCTATTGGTCAATTCAACTCAGTATTTCACGAATGAGTGCTTGGCATAACGATCAAGATGCCAGCCCGCGGCTTGATTTCATCCCAACACTACAGCGCCGACGCTTATCGCCATTGGCCCGCATCAATCTGCAACTAGCGTACGACATAAACCCAGACCAACAACTTTTGCGCTGTGTATTTGCCTCCAGACATGGTGAGATTCAACAAACCGTAGGCATGCTGCAAACTTTGGCACGCGATGAATTATTGTCTCCAGCCACGTTTAGCCACTCGGTCCACAATGCCACGCAAGGTTTGTGGAGCATTTTTGCGCAACAAAAAGACGAGTGCAGCGCCATTAGCGCAGGCATTGATACGCTGCCGATGGCCTTGCTAGAGGCCGCCACGATGCTATCGGATCGCCGCGAGCCGGCGGTATTACTTATGTATTCCGATGAAGCCGTGCCCGATATTTTAAAACCCGATGCAACAGAAGCGATGCAACGCTTTGCAGTTTGCGCCCTGATCGACGCCAACACACCCAATTTGCGACTCAGCGCCCTGCCCTCGTCGCCCAACCATACGCCAGTAGCTACGCAACATGATGTTTACCGCTGGTGGCAATCAGGCGAGGCGCAATTACTCACGCAGGGCCTCAATTGCGTTTGGGAATGGACGCGCGTATGA
- a CDS encoding 1-acyl-sn-glycerol-3-phosphate acyltransferase produces MSWRIKLNWLRRLIGTAIAFSSFGVGGSLLGLFFPLMNMATPATRRRPQARKIIHWVFYQFLRWMRFLGIMRWQIEGQHLLGRPGQLVIANHPSLLDVVFMMAHIDEPNCVVKGSLWRNPCMVGPVSAAGFIPNHSSEQMVADGVAALQAGDCLIIFPEGTRTTPGKEMQFHRGAATIAIKGARILTPVLITVSPTTLTKNEKWYKIPPRRFVMTLRVLNDIELEPYRQASTDPIAARRLNSDLTALYTQELNRG; encoded by the coding sequence ATGAGTTGGCGCATAAAACTAAATTGGCTGCGGCGCCTGATTGGCACCGCGATTGCATTTAGTAGTTTTGGCGTCGGCGGCTCATTATTGGGGCTTTTTTTTCCGCTGATGAATATGGCGACGCCCGCTACGCGACGCCGGCCGCAAGCCAGAAAAATCATCCACTGGGTGTTTTATCAATTTCTGCGCTGGATGCGTTTTTTGGGCATTATGCGCTGGCAGATCGAAGGTCAGCATTTGCTGGGTCGCCCCGGACAACTCGTCATCGCCAACCATCCGTCTTTGCTCGACGTGGTGTTTATGATGGCGCATATTGATGAGCCCAATTGCGTCGTTAAAGGTAGCCTGTGGCGTAATCCGTGCATGGTGGGGCCGGTTTCCGCGGCAGGTTTTATACCAAATCACAGCAGCGAGCAAATGGTCGCCGACGGTGTCGCTGCCTTGCAGGCCGGCGATTGCCTGATTATTTTCCCCGAAGGCACACGCACCACACCTGGGAAAGAGATGCAATTTCACCGCGGTGCGGCAACGATTGCGATTAAAGGCGCGCGCATTTTGACGCCGGTGCTGATTACCGTCAGCCCAACGACTTTGACCAAGAACGAGAAGTGGTACAAAATTCCGCCGCGTCGTTTTGTCATGACATTACGCGTTCTTAATGATATTGAGCTTGAGCCCTATCGCCAAGCCAGTACCGACCCGATTGCCGCGCGCCGTCTCAATAGCGACCTTACCGCACTTTATACGCAGGAATTAAACCGTGGATAA
- a CDS encoding phosphopantetheine-binding protein yields the protein MDNTLINEIKLFVIETLNLEDITVDDIDADSPLFNEGLGLDSIDALELGVGLQKRYGIKLQSDSAENRQHFASINALAQFVSAQRSN from the coding sequence GTGGATAACACGCTGATTAATGAAATCAAATTATTCGTCATCGAGACGCTCAATCTCGAAGACATTACCGTCGACGATATTGACGCTGACAGCCCGCTATTTAACGAAGGCCTTGGTCTGGATTCGATCGACGCGCTGGAGCTAGGTGTTGGGCTGCAAAAACGTTACGGCATTAAGCTACAAAGCGATTCAGCAGAAAATCGCCAGCATTTTGCCTCAATTAATGCGCTGGCCCAGTTTGTTAGCGCGCAACGCTCAAACTAA
- a CDS encoding acyl carrier protein — MEKTAIHSEVVRIIAELFEIDPARITPNAQLYTDLEIDSIDAVDMAAELKSLVGKKISPEDFKQVRTVQDVVDAVYKLQQA; from the coding sequence ATGGAAAAAACGGCGATCCACAGCGAAGTAGTCCGCATTATTGCCGAGCTATTCGAAATCGACCCCGCGCGCATTACGCCCAACGCGCAGCTTTACACTGATTTGGAAATCGACAGCATCGACGCCGTCGATATGGCCGCCGAGCTTAAATCCTTAGTCGGCAAAAAAATCAGCCCTGAAGACTTTAAACAAGTGCGCACCGTGCAAGACGTCGTCGACGCAGTCTATAAACTGCAACAAGCCTAA
- a CDS encoding AMP-binding protein, translating to MNKWLDSNTPTYDFALQQGRLIGSDEFATQVAALAHTLAAQGENDISLFCRDAYWFALALFAAWQTGKTVHLPGDETRVHTTPCTLRLSDDEEFGLVIRDLCVQAPAGHQYLLQDIDANACQLYIYTSGSSGEPKAIIKSYAQLLAEVNALESLFGAQIADSVVIGTVSQQHLYGLLFRVLWPVAIGRVFAAETAFFPEQLCSMTRAVAKATWVASPAHYKRLGPHLPWAEMAPHLSALFSSAGVLSLAVAQDISQRSGVAINEIFGSSETGGVAWRVQSEQAASWQALPDVAFRVNQDGALEICSAHLPDANWHTMDDAANVADNGTFTLLGRLDRIVKIEEKRVALASVEQALSHLPEVDEAAVVAAEEQGRQSINAVLVLHEAGSALLAQLGKTALIKLLKKQLHGQVERLALPRRWRFVAALPVNAQGKTTQAALSALFLPPVLLPTVIAAQHSGAHCELQLLVQPDIAYFAGHFPGTPILPGVAQIHWAAQLARDYFAIDGQFNRMEVIKFQQIIQPGTELSLQLDWDESRQKLSFAFTSSQGAHSSGRLVFAA from the coding sequence ATGAATAAATGGCTAGATAGCAATACCCCCACTTATGACTTTGCATTGCAGCAAGGCCGATTGATTGGCAGCGATGAATTTGCCACGCAAGTCGCCGCGCTGGCGCACACTTTGGCCGCGCAAGGCGAAAATGACATCAGCCTGTTTTGCCGCGACGCATATTGGTTTGCACTGGCGCTATTTGCCGCTTGGCAAACGGGCAAAACCGTTCACCTGCCTGGCGACGAAACGCGCGTTCACACCACGCCGTGCACGCTGCGCTTATCGGACGATGAAGAATTTGGTCTAGTGATTCGCGATCTGTGCGTACAAGCGCCAGCCGGTCACCAATATTTGCTGCAAGACATCGACGCTAACGCTTGCCAGCTCTACATTTACACCTCGGGCTCGAGCGGCGAACCAAAAGCCATCATAAAAAGCTACGCACAATTGCTCGCCGAAGTGAACGCGCTCGAGAGCTTGTTTGGCGCGCAAATTGCCGATTCGGTCGTGATCGGCACCGTTAGCCAGCAGCATTTATACGGCTTGCTGTTTCGCGTGCTGTGGCCCGTAGCAATTGGCCGCGTTTTCGCCGCAGAAACGGCGTTTTTCCCCGAACAACTGTGCTCAATGACCCGCGCAGTGGCCAAAGCCACGTGGGTGGCCAGCCCAGCGCATTACAAACGCCTAGGGCCGCATTTGCCGTGGGCCGAGATGGCGCCTCATTTAAGCGCGCTCTTTTCCTCAGCCGGCGTGCTGAGTTTGGCCGTCGCACAAGACATTAGCCAGCGCAGCGGCGTGGCGATTAACGAGATTTTTGGCTCGTCCGAAACCGGCGGCGTGGCGTGGCGCGTGCAAAGCGAGCAAGCCGCCAGCTGGCAAGCGCTGCCCGACGTCGCATTCAGGGTGAACCAAGACGGCGCGCTGGAAATTTGCTCGGCGCATTTGCCCGACGCAAACTGGCACACGATGGACGACGCGGCCAATGTCGCAGATAACGGCACGTTCACGCTGTTAGGGCGGCTAGATCGCATCGTAAAAATTGAAGAAAAACGCGTTGCTTTAGCAAGTGTCGAGCAAGCCTTAAGCCATTTGCCCGAAGTGGACGAAGCGGCGGTCGTCGCCGCCGAAGAGCAAGGCCGGCAAAGCATCAATGCCGTACTGGTTTTGCATGAAGCCGGTAGCGCGCTATTGGCGCAGTTGGGCAAAACTGCGCTGATCAAATTATTAAAAAAGCAATTACACGGCCAAGTCGAGCGTTTGGCGCTGCCGCGCCGTTGGCGTTTTGTGGCGGCCCTACCGGTCAATGCGCAAGGCAAAACGACGCAAGCGGCGCTTAGCGCTTTGTTTTTGCCGCCGGTATTGTTACCAACGGTCATCGCCGCGCAGCACAGCGGCGCGCATTGCGAGTTGCAATTACTCGTTCAGCCCGATATCGCCTATTTTGCCGGCCATTTTCCCGGCACACCCATTTTGCCCGGCGTGGCGCAAATCCACTGGGCAGCGCAGCTAGCACGCGATTATTTTGCGATTGACGGCCAATTTAATCGGATGGAAGTAATTAAGTTTCAACAGATTATCCAGCCGGGCACCGAGCTGAGTTTACAGCTCGATTGGGATGAGAGCCGCCAAAAACTGAGCTTTGCATTTACCTCAAGCCAAGGCGCACACTCATCAGGCCGCTTGGTGTTCGCCGCATGA
- a CDS encoding glycosyltransferase family 2 protein — MSAFKPCIVIPVYNHEHAIGAVLESLRGFGLPCLLIDDGSNAACQRVLEQLATQHAAWVSLKRLDVNQGKGGAVSAGLFWANELGYSHAAQIDADGQHHTPDLTQFIHAAQTQPAALIAGQPVYDESVPKGRLYGRYATHIWVWINTLSFAIKDSMCGFRVYPLAATCALLQREKLGSRMDFDVEVMVRLYWAGMNIVQLPTPVQYPLDGVSHFAVWRDNVLISRMHAKLFFGMLWRSPRLIARWFRS, encoded by the coding sequence ATGAGCGCATTTAAACCGTGCATTGTCATTCCGGTTTACAACCACGAACACGCAATCGGCGCGGTGCTGGAATCGCTGCGTGGCTTTGGCCTGCCTTGCCTGTTGATCGACGATGGCAGTAATGCGGCTTGCCAACGCGTGCTCGAGCAATTGGCCACACAGCACGCCGCTTGGGTCAGCTTAAAACGCTTAGACGTTAATCAAGGCAAAGGCGGCGCGGTCAGCGCGGGTTTATTCTGGGCTAATGAATTAGGGTATAGCCATGCAGCACAGATTGATGCTGATGGACAGCACCATACCCCAGATTTAACTCAATTCATTCACGCTGCGCAAACGCAGCCTGCTGCGTTGATTGCTGGCCAACCGGTTTATGATGAATCAGTGCCCAAAGGCCGTTTGTATGGCCGTTATGCAACGCATATTTGGGTGTGGATTAACACGCTCTCGTTTGCGATCAAAGACTCAATGTGCGGCTTTCGCGTGTATCCGCTTGCTGCAACGTGCGCGCTGCTACAGCGCGAAAAGCTCGGCAGCCGCATGGATTTTGACGTTGAAGTGATGGTGCGCTTGTACTGGGCGGGGATGAACATCGTCCAGCTGCCAACGCCAGTGCAATACCCGCTCGATGGCGTGTCGCATTTTGCCGTCTGGCGCGACAATGTGCTGATCTCACGCATGCACGCCAAACTGTTTTTTGGCATGTTGTGGCGCAGCCCGCGCCTAATCGCCCGTTGGTTTCGTTCATGA
- a CDS encoding acyltransferase, giving the protein MTQTNWSEQRERGGKLAYWGMKIMLKAYALGGRPLFALILYPVLAWFFCFGKLARLSSQDYLQRLSRSAPHLQLRVSLRLSWQHYLSFADTILAKFHAWTGQLQHTQVSCTGRKMMLQRLAQGQGGIMLTAHLGNTEAMQALSQANENLRLNVLVHTQHAEQFNRILAAQAHTRAVRLIQVSDINPALAADLTARVERGEWLVIAADRVPVNANKTAARTLIVDFLGAKARLPLGPHLLALMMQCPLVFAVCLKQGDGLHLYFETLSEPQAVARTAREAWLAASAQRYADKLAYYCQLAPLQWFNFYPFWTDDEPDQ; this is encoded by the coding sequence ATGACGCAAACTAATTGGAGCGAACAACGTGAGCGCGGTGGCAAGCTGGCGTATTGGGGCATGAAAATCATGCTCAAAGCCTACGCGCTTGGCGGTCGCCCTCTGTTTGCGCTGATTTTATATCCAGTGTTGGCGTGGTTTTTTTGCTTTGGCAAACTGGCGCGGCTCTCGTCGCAAGACTATTTACAGCGACTCTCCCGCAGCGCGCCGCATTTGCAATTGCGCGTTTCCTTGCGCCTGAGCTGGCAACATTATTTAAGCTTTGCCGACACAATTTTGGCTAAATTTCATGCGTGGACGGGCCAATTGCAGCATACGCAGGTGAGCTGTACCGGCCGCAAGATGATGCTGCAACGGCTCGCGCAAGGCCAAGGCGGCATTATGCTGACCGCGCATTTGGGCAATACCGAGGCGATGCAAGCCTTGTCGCAAGCCAATGAAAATCTGCGGTTAAATGTATTGGTGCACACGCAGCATGCCGAGCAATTTAACCGCATTTTGGCTGCACAAGCGCACACGCGTGCTGTGCGGCTGATTCAGGTTTCAGACATCAACCCCGCGCTTGCGGCCGATTTAACCGCACGCGTCGAGCGCGGCGAATGGCTAGTGATTGCCGCCGATCGCGTGCCGGTCAACGCCAACAAAACCGCAGCGCGTACGCTCATTGTCGATTTTCTCGGCGCCAAGGCGCGCCTGCCGCTGGGCCCGCATTTACTCGCGCTGATGATGCAATGCCCGCTGGTGTTTGCCGTCTGCTTAAAACAAGGCGACGGGCTGCATTTATACTTTGAAACTTTAAGCGAGCCGCAAGCCGTGGCGCGCACTGCGCGTGAGGCGTGGCTAGCGGCTTCGGCGCAACGCTACGCCGATAAGCTGGCGTATTATTGCCAACTCGCGCCTTTACAGTGGTTTAACTTTTACCCTTTCTGGACCGATGATGAACCAGACCAATAA